A region from the Stutzerimonas stutzeri genome encodes:
- a CDS encoding efflux RND transporter periplasmic adaptor subunit — MPLSIKKGLAWPCRLTLSLCALLTLAGCADDQEPVEVPPRVAFVEPVQRVDSGPQVLRYPGVVDSVTSTQLAFQVAGRIERILVDEGERVEQGQPLARIDSTDYALQLREAEARLKQLEADLARKRDLLAAGILAPAAVEPLQANVVAARVARDSARRDLNHSSLEAPFDGVVARRLAEPDMVVAIGTPVLELQNNQQVEVSVDLPESAALSLPLDSSLKAEGELVIADLSLPLTYKEHSTQPRQGSRTYRLTLKGEPPEGYNLLPGMAMRVRLQRPPTSDEASPRFRLPLSAVQTAPDGSHYLWLAVDGHARRQPVALEGIEQDHAVLGGELEDGMLAVIAGGSKLSEDQPINAERRN, encoded by the coding sequence ATGCCGCTGTCCATCAAGAAAGGCCTCGCCTGGCCTTGCCGCCTCACCCTGTCGCTCTGCGCGCTGCTAACGCTGGCCGGCTGCGCCGATGACCAGGAGCCGGTCGAGGTTCCGCCGCGCGTAGCTTTTGTCGAGCCAGTGCAGCGGGTCGATTCCGGACCCCAGGTGTTGCGCTATCCCGGCGTGGTGGACAGCGTCACCAGCACCCAGCTGGCCTTCCAGGTCGCCGGCCGCATCGAGCGCATCCTGGTCGACGAGGGCGAGCGCGTCGAACAGGGCCAGCCGCTGGCACGGATCGACAGCACCGATTACGCGCTGCAACTACGCGAGGCCGAGGCCCGGCTGAAGCAACTGGAGGCCGACCTGGCGCGCAAGCGTGACCTGCTGGCCGCAGGAATCCTCGCGCCTGCGGCCGTCGAACCGTTGCAGGCCAACGTCGTGGCGGCACGGGTTGCCCGTGACAGCGCCCGCCGCGATCTCAACCACAGCAGCCTGGAGGCCCCCTTCGACGGCGTCGTCGCGCGGCGCCTGGCCGAGCCGGACATGGTGGTTGCCATCGGCACGCCTGTGCTCGAACTACAGAACAACCAGCAGGTCGAGGTCAGCGTCGACCTGCCGGAGTCGGCCGCGCTGAGCCTGCCGCTGGACAGCTCCTTGAAGGCCGAAGGCGAGCTGGTGATTGCCGATCTGAGCTTGCCACTGACCTACAAGGAACACAGCACGCAACCGCGCCAGGGGTCGCGCACCTACCGCCTGACGCTCAAGGGCGAGCCGCCTGAGGGCTACAACCTGCTGCCGGGCATGGCCATGCGGGTGCGGCTGCAACGTCCGCCGACGTCGGACGAGGCGTCGCCCCGCTTCCGCTTGCCACTCAGCGCGGTGCAGACCGCGCCCGACGGCAGCCATTACCTTTGGCTGGCGGTCGATGGACACGCCCGGCGCCAGCCCGTGGCGCTCGAAGGCATTGAGCAGGACCACGCCGTGCTCGGAGGTGAGCTCGAGGATGGCATGCTTGCTGTGATCGCCGGTGGCAGCAAGCTGTCGGAGGACCAGCCGATCAATGCCGAACGGCGGAACTGA
- a CDS encoding methyl-accepting chemotaxis protein has protein sequence MNRWFGNIGVSRKLALGFGAVLALTLILAWSGWASLGGVIQRSGWMTEISLLNNTLTNLRIARLQFMLANGDVESTERLDKNLQIYLAQQTKLLNTFKNPVNVRMLKEQAGYNEQYQHSLNDMRQGYARTNESQRVIDAAAARLDTLTSAINARVLQHTEQDEQRFEQLVAITQVREEIKQAQYLLRIYLAAPNAQSAVAVYSQLDSALAALEQHRGMIEQNSDDVVDQVRDVLGEYRTAIESLEAATLAIAKARQEMTDQQKEIVRISDALYQFQLDRLDIESVEARSGMFVSTALALLLGILAAWLITRQIILPLRTTLRDVERIAAGDLTATTQITRRDELGVLQHGIQQMGTTLRELIGGIRDGVSQISSAAEELSAVTMQTSAGVNSQKEETDQVATAMHEMSATVQEVARNAEQAAQAATEADEEAHAGDRVVAEVIEQIERMAGEVIRSSEAMTALQSDSDKIGSVMNVIRAVAEQTNLLALNAAIEAARAGEAGRGFAVVADEVRGLAQRTQKSTEEIEQLVTALQNGTQQVSAIMQNSRNLTESSVALTRRAGASLARITHTVSNIQAMNQQIATAAEEQSAVAEEISRSVINVRDVSEQTAAASDDTAASSVELARLGSQLQAMVSRFRI, from the coding sequence ATGAACAGATGGTTTGGAAACATCGGTGTCAGCCGTAAGCTCGCGCTGGGCTTCGGCGCCGTACTGGCACTTACCTTGATTCTGGCCTGGAGTGGCTGGGCCAGCCTGGGCGGTGTGATTCAGCGCAGCGGCTGGATGACCGAAATCTCGCTGCTGAACAACACCCTGACGAACCTGCGCATCGCGCGCCTGCAGTTCATGCTGGCCAACGGCGACGTCGAGTCCACCGAGCGCCTGGACAAGAATCTGCAGATCTACCTCGCTCAGCAGACCAAGCTGCTCAACACCTTCAAGAACCCGGTCAACGTGAGGATGCTCAAGGAGCAGGCCGGCTACAACGAGCAATACCAGCACTCGCTGAACGACATGCGCCAGGGGTATGCGCGTACCAACGAGTCACAACGCGTCATCGATGCCGCAGCCGCTCGTTTGGATACGCTCACGAGCGCCATCAATGCTCGGGTCTTGCAGCACACGGAGCAGGACGAACAACGCTTCGAGCAACTCGTCGCCATCACCCAGGTCCGCGAGGAGATCAAGCAGGCGCAATACCTGTTGCGCATCTACCTGGCAGCGCCCAATGCGCAGAGCGCTGTCGCCGTCTACAGCCAGCTCGATAGCGCCTTGGCAGCGCTGGAACAGCATCGCGGCATGATCGAGCAGAACAGCGATGATGTCGTCGACCAGGTTCGCGACGTGCTTGGCGAATACCGCACCGCCATCGAATCCCTGGAGGCGGCGACCCTCGCCATCGCCAAGGCCCGCCAGGAAATGACCGACCAGCAGAAGGAAATCGTCCGCATCAGCGATGCGCTGTACCAGTTCCAGCTGGATCGCCTCGATATCGAGAGCGTCGAAGCGCGCAGCGGCATGTTCGTCAGCACGGCCCTGGCGCTGCTGCTCGGCATCCTTGCGGCCTGGCTGATCACCCGCCAGATCATCCTGCCGCTGCGAACCACTCTGCGGGACGTGGAACGCATCGCCGCGGGCGACCTGACGGCGACAACCCAGATCACCCGCCGCGACGAGCTAGGTGTTCTGCAGCATGGCATACAGCAGATGGGCACGACACTGCGAGAACTGATCGGAGGCATTCGTGACGGCGTCAGTCAGATCAGCAGCGCCGCAGAAGAGCTCTCGGCGGTGACCATGCAGACCAGCGCAGGGGTCAACAGTCAGAAGGAAGAAACCGATCAGGTCGCGACGGCGATGCATGAAATGTCGGCCACCGTGCAGGAAGTGGCACGCAACGCCGAACAAGCCGCTCAGGCCGCCACCGAAGCGGATGAAGAAGCGCATGCAGGTGATCGCGTCGTCGCCGAAGTGATCGAGCAAATCGAGCGCATGGCTGGTGAAGTGATCCGCTCCTCCGAAGCGATGACAGCCCTGCAGAGTGACAGCGACAAGATCGGCAGCGTCATGAACGTGATCCGTGCCGTGGCCGAGCAGACCAACCTGCTGGCGCTGAACGCGGCCATCGAGGCCGCACGCGCAGGTGAAGCCGGGCGTGGCTTCGCCGTCGTCGCCGATGAAGTGCGCGGCTTGGCCCAGCGCACGCAGAAATCCACCGAGGAAATCGAGCAACTGGTCACTGCGCTGCAGAACGGCACTCAGCAGGTATCGGCCATCATGCAGAACAGCCGCAACCTCACCGAAAGCAGCGTGGCGCTGACGCGCCGGGCAGGCGCTTCATTGGCGCGCATCACCCACACGGTGTCCAACATCCAGGCCATGAACCAGCAGATCGCTACGGCAGCCGAAGAGCAAAGCGCGGTTGCCGAAGAGATCAGCCGGAGCGTAATAAACGTGCGGGATGTATCGGAGCAGACCGCCGCGGCCAGCGATGACACCGCCGCGTCGAGTGTGGAACTGGCGCGCCTGGGCAGCCAGCTGCAGGCGATGGTCAGTCGCTTCCGTATCTGA
- the bfr gene encoding bacterioferritin, translating into MQGQPQVIEYLKELLRGELAARDQYFLHSRMYADWGFEKLYERINHEMQEETEHADALLKRILFLEGTPDMTPDAIHPGHNVPDMLRSDLALEYKVREALAKGIELAEQHGDYPTRDILELQLMDTEEDHAYWLEQQLGLIDRIGLQNYLQSQAN; encoded by the coding sequence ATGCAAGGTCAGCCACAGGTCATCGAATATCTCAAAGAACTGCTGCGTGGGGAGCTGGCGGCGCGCGACCAGTATTTCCTGCACTCACGGATGTATGCCGACTGGGGCTTCGAGAAGCTCTACGAGCGGATCAACCATGAAATGCAGGAAGAAACCGAGCATGCCGATGCGTTGCTCAAGCGCATTCTGTTCCTCGAAGGTACGCCCGACATGACCCCGGATGCGATCCATCCCGGGCACAACGTGCCGGATATGCTGCGCAGCGACCTGGCGCTCGAGTACAAGGTGCGTGAAGCGCTGGCCAAGGGCATCGAGCTTGCCGAGCAGCACGGCGACTACCCGACACGCGACATCCTCGAACTGCAGCTGATGGACACCGAAGAAGACCACGCCTACTGGCTGGAGCAGCAGTTGGGGCTGATCGACCGGATCGGCCTGCAGAACTATCTGCAGTCCCAGGCAAACTGA
- the cueR gene encoding Cu(I)-responsive transcriptional regulator — protein MNIGQAAKKSGLSAKMIRYYESIDLISPAGRSANGYRHYGEDDLHRLAFIKRSRDMGFSLEEVSRLLTLWQDRQRASADVKALAGAHIEALDRKIAELMGLRDTLKNLVDSCQGDDRPDCPILKDLESGCRHRGGE, from the coding sequence ATGAACATCGGACAGGCGGCAAAGAAATCCGGTCTTTCGGCCAAGATGATCCGCTACTACGAATCCATTGACCTGATCTCGCCTGCCGGGCGCAGCGCCAACGGCTATCGCCACTACGGCGAGGACGACCTGCACCGCCTGGCCTTTATCAAACGTTCGCGGGACATGGGCTTTTCGCTGGAGGAAGTGAGCCGGCTACTGACGCTCTGGCAGGACCGCCAGCGCGCCAGCGCCGACGTGAAGGCCCTGGCCGGCGCACATATCGAAGCCCTGGACCGCAAGATCGCCGAGCTGATGGGCCTGCGTGACACCCTGAAGAATCTGGTCGATAGCTGCCAGGGAGACGACCGCCCGGATTGTCCGATCCTCAAGGATCTCGAATCCGGGTGTCGCCACCGCGGCGGTGAATGA